Proteins encoded by one window of Crassostrea angulata isolate pt1a10 chromosome 9, ASM2561291v2, whole genome shotgun sequence:
- the LOC128164345 gene encoding uncharacterized protein LOC128164345, giving the protein MATNVPSSVCDISSQIIPLQMKIREKIAKFLIRGKDVKYLSDHLKEVTEDLTSMLPGDLPEDPVYICFVNGKVHIPEVVLRNLNSKDQTDPRIEHEEIPETMEENNTEDTTPDNFDLEDSSETEKSRYEWRFSDTKELLTVLKARKEKKENFTKNMWNGVAKELKEELKTKKIPSPEQCREKFYSLRRSYRNYIAEKKKTGNKRIKPFLHESEMYELLHDDPGFNPPVLMSSLGAVETNNSEENLCTEKDPQKKRKCSNELTEYLKERDEKFLNAFKEMHEKQNKIMEKLIEKL; this is encoded by the exons ATGGCGACGAACGTGCCTAGTAGCGTGTGCGACATTTCTTCGCAAATTATTCCACTCCAAATGAAAATTAGAgagaaaattgcaaaatttctAATCAGAGGAAAGGACGTGAAATATCTATCTGATC aTCTAAAAGAGGTGACTGAAGATCTAACTTCAATGCTACCTGGTGACTTACCTGAAGATCCAGTTTATATCTGTTTTGTTAATGGAAAAGTACATATTCCAGAAGTTGTTTTGCGCAATTTGAATTCAAAGGACCAGACAGACCCGAGGATAGAACATGAAGAAATTCCTGAAACAATGGAAGAAAATAACACGGAGGATACCACGCCAGACAATTTTGATTTGGAAGATAGTAGCGAAACTGAAAAATCCAGATATGAATGGAGATTTTCTGACACGAAAGAACTGCTAACAGTTTTAAAAGCTCGAAAGGAAAAGAAGGAAAATTTTACAAAGAACATGTGGAACGGAGTTGCAAAGGAATTAAAAGAAGAActgaaaaccaaaaaaattccTAGTCCTGAACAATGTAGAGAGAAGTTTTATTCTCTGAGAAGATCATATAGAAATTATATTGCAGAGAAGAAAAAGACCGGAAACAAGAGAATAAAACCATTTCTCCACGAGTCAGAGATGTATGAACTCTTACATGACGATCCTGGCTTTAATCCACCTGTGCTAATGAGTTCTCTAGGAGCAGTGGAAACAAATAACAGTGAAGAGAACTTATGTACAGAGAAAGATCCCCAAAAGAAGAGGAAATGTAGTAACGAGCTCACAGAATATCTTAAGGAAAGGGATGAGAAGTTCCTGAATGCATTTAAGGAAATGCAtgagaaacaaaataaaatcatggaAAAACTAATTGAGAAACTGTAG
- the LOC128164344 gene encoding putative nuclease HARBI1, whose product MNSSTVGLIVALLRQNETSVIALYDQLSSFDILLLKKRSLVPRVQHYVEVTVPHYTLDDFKSHFRMSRSTYQTTCLRLQPLPEYNQTTGPIPNVEKDVLMFLWFIGNLESIRSMSDRFNVSKSTFHKSMKRTGSALVKLMPDIIKWPSNAAAIDDTARMFSERSQFQNVLGAIDGSHIHITAPKHFHQAYFNRKGFYSIVLLASCDSNLSFNYVWTGNPGSTHDATVLRSSDLFSNCDEKIPQGYYLMGDSAFPLLRWLVTPFRDHGNLSRQQKVFNKTHSKCREVIERAFGLLKCRFRRLFRFEVLDMTVLVNSVLAACVLHNICLTEHDECNLEEPQDTENMPVDNETVARDGHELPGVQMRQQLMQQLLNIQ is encoded by the exons ATGAATAGCTCAACAGTAGGCCTTATTGTTGCACTATTAAGGCAAAATGAAACTAGCGTGATAGCTTTATATGATCAATTGTCATCTTTTGATATTCTTTTGCTTAAAAAGCGTTCACTTGTTCCACGTGTACAACACTATGTAGAGGTTACTGTTCCACATTACACTTTAGATGATTTTAAAAGTCATTTTCGAATGTCAAGGAGTACCTACCAGACAACATGCTTGCGTTTACAACCATTACCTGAATATAATCAGACCACTGGACCAATTCCAAATGTTGAAAAAGATGTTCTAATGTTTCTATGGTTCATAG GTAACCTTGAGAGTATAAGGTCCATGTCAGACCGATTTAATGTGTCAAAGAGTACTTTCCACAAATCCATGAAAAGAACAGGATCTGCTTTAGTCAAATTAATGCCGGATATTATCAAATGGCCAAGCAATGCAGCTGCAATTGATGACACAGCAAGAATGTTTAGTGAACGGTCACAGTTCCAAAATGTATTGGGTGCCATTGATGGAAGCCATATTCATATTACTGCTCCAAAACACTTCCATCAGGCTTATTTCAATCGTAAAGGGTTTTATTCGATTGTTCTGCTTGCTTCCTGTGACTCTAATTTGTCATTCAACTATGTCTGGACAGGGAATCCTGGGAGTACACATGATGCAACTGTATTAAGAAGTTCCGATTTGTTTTCGAATTGCGATGAAAAAATACCACAAGGTTATTATCTCATGGGAGATTCAGCATTTCCTCTTTTAAGGTGGCTAGTTACACCCTTTAGAGACCATGGGAATCTCAGCCGTCAACAAAAAGTATTCAACAAAACTCACAGCAAATGCCGTGAAGTTATCGAACGTGCATTTGGTTTGCTAAAGTGTAGATTTAGAAGACTTTTTAGATTTGAAGTATTAGATATGACAGTTCTAGTGAACAGTGTTCTGGCAGCTTGTGTACTTCACAACATATGTTTAACTGAACATGATGAATGCAACTTAGAGGAGCCACAAGACACTGAAAATATGCCTGTTGACAATGAAACCGTTGCAAGAGATGGACACGAGTTACCAGGAGTTCAGATGAGGCAGCAGTTAATGCAGCAGTTGCTtaacattcaataa